One region of Brachyspira hampsonii genomic DNA includes:
- the rpmF gene encoding 50S ribosomal protein L32: MAVPKHRKSKAKKRSRQAANDKRFLGSLSICPQCGAERMPHRICPECGFYKDRVIKAPKTQNAG; the protein is encoded by the coding sequence ATGGCGGTACCAAAGCATAGAAAATCGAAAGCAAAAAAAAGATCAAGACAAGCAGCCAACGATAAAAGATTCTTAGGCTCATTATCAATCTGTCCTCAATGCGGAGCAGAAAGAATGCCTCATAGAATCTGTCCGGAATGCGGTTTTTATAAAGATAGAGTAATCAAAGCTCCAAAAACTCAAAATGCCGGATAA
- the plsY gene encoding glycerol-3-phosphate 1-O-acyltransferase PlsY: MIVKIIVSILVSYIIGAIPFSFIIGKINGHDVRKEGSCNPGASNVLRVCGKKAGIAAYICDIGKGMIAVLIPSFILSNIIFTHSYILVACAVAAILGHVFSIFLGFKGGKGVATSAGSMFMLAPVSLIITMVFFFIGLFASRKTVAIGSTCGAIAFPIVLSLLYFKANFLYRIFFNINYIILLPIAILLAIFIIIKHIPNYKRMLKGEENSFSKK, encoded by the coding sequence ATGATAGTTAAAATTATAGTAAGCATACTCGTTTCATATATAATCGGAGCAATACCATTTTCATTTATTATAGGAAAAATAAATGGACATGATGTAAGAAAAGAGGGAAGCTGCAATCCGGGGGCAAGCAATGTACTTCGTGTATGCGGTAAAAAGGCTGGAATAGCTGCTTATATTTGCGATATAGGTAAGGGAATGATAGCTGTATTAATACCTTCTTTTATACTTTCTAATATTATTTTTACTCATAGCTATATATTAGTGGCTTGTGCTGTTGCTGCTATATTAGGACATGTATTTTCTATATTTTTAGGTTTCAAAGGCGGTAAAGGTGTCGCAACTAGTGCAGGTTCTATGTTTATGCTTGCACCTGTAAGTTTAATTATTACTATGGTATTTTTCTTTATTGGTTTATTTGCTTCAAGAAAAACTGTTGCTATAGGTTCAACTTGCGGAGCTATTGCTTTTCCTATAGTCTTGAGTCTTTTGTATTTTAAAGCTAATTTTTTATACAGAATATTTTTTAATATAAACTATATTATTCTTCTTCCTATAGCGATACTTCTTGCAATATTTATTATAATAAAGCATATACCTAATTATAAAAGAATGCTTAAAGGCGAGGAAAATAGTTTTTCTAAAAAATAA
- the rsxC gene encoding electron transport complex subunit RsxC: MNLGRFRFGGVHPHDSKDTADIASSALSKPPKTVLISMAQHIGAPAKMLKNKGDKIEKGELIGEAGGYVSGNVHSSVTGTAASVEIAAPPLGRGANALLINVDSNADNLAYFENSDYMSMPVEEMSKRIQQAGIVGMGGATFPTHVKVDGAAKGNADTLIINGVECEPYITSDYRLMIEYTQHLFKGIEILRKIIPSVKRTIIGIENNKPKAIEEMAKMGKEYNVEVMALRLRYPQGAEKMLIEATTGRIVPVSKLPMDVGVIVVNIATLYAIYEAVAKNKPLIERLVTVSGDAIKEHKNIWLPLGTPISHVVEECGGITAENVLILSGGPMMGAAIPNLEQCVNKGTNSLLFLNKDKLPKEVEYPCIKCGRCGNACPLKLSPTEIAHTAKAKVKDKLNDLDIATCFECGCCSYICPSKIPLVQWIRFGKDLLRR, translated from the coding sequence ATGAACTTAGGTAGATTTCGTTTTGGCGGAGTTCATCCGCATGACAGTAAGGATACAGCCGATATTGCTTCATCTGCTCTATCCAAGCCCCCTAAAACCGTCCTAATATCTATGGCACAGCATATTGGTGCTCCGGCTAAAATGTTAAAAAATAAAGGGGATAAAATTGAAAAAGGCGAACTTATAGGAGAAGCTGGAGGTTATGTATCAGGAAATGTTCATTCTTCTGTTACAGGTACTGCTGCATCTGTAGAAATTGCTGCTCCTCCTTTAGGACGCGGAGCTAATGCTTTACTTATCAATGTTGATAGTAATGCTGATAATTTAGCTTACTTTGAGAATTCTGATTATATGTCTATGCCTGTAGAAGAAATGTCTAAAAGAATACAGCAGGCTGGTATAGTTGGTATGGGAGGTGCTACTTTCCCTACTCATGTAAAAGTTGATGGAGCCGCTAAGGGAAATGCTGATACTTTAATTATTAACGGAGTTGAATGCGAACCTTATATCACTAGCGACTACAGACTTATGATTGAATATACTCAGCATCTTTTCAAAGGTATTGAAATTTTAAGAAAAATAATTCCTTCAGTAAAAAGAACGATTATCGGTATAGAAAATAATAAGCCTAAAGCAATAGAAGAAATGGCTAAAATGGGAAAAGAATATAATGTTGAGGTTATGGCTTTAAGACTTAGATATCCTCAAGGTGCTGAAAAAATGCTCATAGAAGCTACTACAGGAAGAATAGTACCTGTTAGTAAACTGCCTATGGATGTAGGTGTTATAGTTGTTAACATCGCTACTCTTTATGCTATATATGAAGCTGTAGCTAAAAATAAACCTCTTATAGAAAGACTTGTTACAGTATCAGGAGATGCCATAAAAGAACATAAAAATATATGGCTTCCTTTAGGTACGCCTATTTCTCATGTCGTTGAAGAATGCGGCGGAATCACTGCTGAAAATGTCCTTATACTTTCAGGCGGTCCTATGATGGGAGCAGCTATACCTAATCTTGAACAATGTGTTAATAAAGGTACTAACTCGCTTCTATTCTTAAATAAGGATAAATTACCGAAAGAAGTTGAATATCCTTGCATTAAATGCGGAAGATGCGGTAATGCTTGCCCGCTTAAATTATCTCCTACTGAAATTGCACATACTGCTAAAGCAAAAGTCAAAGATAAATTGAATGATTTAGATATAGCAACTTGTTTTGAATGCGGCTGCTGTTCTTATATATGTCCTTCAAAAATTCCTTTGGTGCAGTGGATTAGATTTGGAAAAGATTTATTAAGAAGATAA
- a CDS encoding RnfABCDGE type electron transport complex subunit D, which yields MKFYTESSPHIKDGDTTNKIMMRVIIALLPAVIYSIVLFGARVIALYLASIITCILATVIVKKARKKPLIPDYAVVVTAILLVMTLPPNSTITMVVIGGVIAIVFAKEVFGGLGSNIFNPALVGRAFLQVAFPAQMSMYTPPKNVPFLGVFENIVKDLTLTVSGATQSLDAVSALTSATPLTFLKYNAIDFGGSLASQIQIESHYYLQMLLGSTAGAIGETSFLLLLIGGIFLLITNTIDWRIPLGMFISLVIMSLILCLAMPGKVASPIYQVLAGGFGLGAFFMATDMVTCPSSHVGAWIYALLIGAVLAVLRTFGSSPEYMMYSILIGNMFMPLIAMLTRPLPVGKRELININKANAQKEGGK from the coding sequence ATGAAATTTTATACTGAATCATCTCCTCATATTAAAGATGGAGATACTACTAATAAGATTATGATGAGAGTTATTATAGCTCTCCTACCTGCAGTTATATATAGTATAGTGCTCTTTGGAGCTAGGGTTATTGCCTTATATTTAGCTTCAATTATCACTTGTATACTTGCTACTGTAATTGTCAAAAAAGCAAGAAAAAAACCATTAATTCCTGATTATGCTGTTGTTGTTACTGCTATACTTTTGGTTATGACTCTTCCTCCTAATTCTACAATTACAATGGTTGTTATAGGAGGTGTTATAGCTATAGTATTTGCTAAAGAGGTTTTTGGAGGTTTGGGTTCTAATATATTCAACCCAGCTTTAGTTGGAAGAGCTTTCTTACAGGTAGCTTTCCCTGCTCAGATGAGTATGTATACTCCGCCTAAAAATGTACCTTTCTTAGGTGTTTTTGAAAATATAGTTAAAGATTTAACTCTTACTGTTTCAGGTGCAACTCAGTCTTTAGATGCTGTAAGTGCTTTAACTTCTGCTACTCCTTTAACTTTCTTAAAATATAATGCTATTGATTTCGGAGGTTCTTTAGCTTCTCAAATACAAATAGAATCACACTATTATCTGCAAATGTTATTAGGAAGTACTGCCGGTGCTATAGGTGAAACTTCATTCTTGCTTCTTCTAATAGGCGGAATATTCCTCCTAATTACCAATACTATAGATTGGAGAATACCTTTAGGAATGTTTATTTCTTTAGTTATTATGAGTTTGATTCTTTGTTTGGCTATGCCTGGTAAAGTGGCTTCCCCTATATATCAAGTATTAGCAGGCGGTTTCGGACTTGGTGCTTTCTTTATGGCTACTGATATGGTTACTTGCCCTTCTAGTCATGTAGGAGCTTGGATATATGCCCTTTTAATAGGAGCTGTACTTGCTGTATTAAGAACTTTTGGTTCCTCTCCGGAATATATGATGTATTCTATACTTATAGGAAATATGTTCATGCCTTTAATTGCTATGCTTACTCGTCCTTTACCTGTTGGAAAAAGAGAATTAATTAATATCAATAAAGCTAATGCTCAAAAAGAAGGAGGTAAATAA
- a CDS encoding restriction endonuclease, translating into MLDSYTYIIIVPVSIIIVLGIIFFLKTIIRGNNKTYKPKDIKKKIDELEKKIQMNPKDYNAIYELAVIEEQYNMTEKAIEKYEKLLNIKYFEGEELNIYKKLEELYSKLDNREESLKYTLKIAQIDINNTYYSIKAATELGKEGAYKLASEYFNRVLNNKNDFEIYELKIAAISYFINKEYKKVISMLEELHKRLSRNISNIEEDYDEMILIEKILISLYIINDEINSARSFAESILSSKTIKNDYKYRFFINRIYLYILYKSDDNEAFINLYNQYSKQYKINEIKKDETIIILDFGFYNYFIKDINSAISYFEHIKLFNDPEFSIYDLDSIFNYLSAIAKAEVQLKKLRGDMLLNNNDKYIKENYEKYVDAKYIESWENAVSLWEDSFNSLDKILNLIEIERSVDIEKILLECNINENNATIENVSSKKVDKIYDISLSSFKSICQDIIQKKLLYSAVQEYNEKLIDYDYGDEVNYLAFAANKSKKDLTLISFKRWRNTEVGELVIRDFILLINEAGAKNGILILPLELTNSARSYATHNNKIKVYTRNQFNYMLRDSKI; encoded by the coding sequence ATGCTTGACTCTTACACTTATATAATCATAGTTCCGGTATCTATAATAATAGTATTAGGAATCATTTTCTTCTTAAAAACTATAATAAGAGGAAACAATAAGACATATAAACCAAAAGACATAAAAAAGAAGATAGATGAACTCGAGAAAAAAATACAGATGAATCCTAAAGATTATAATGCAATATATGAATTAGCTGTAATAGAAGAACAGTACAATATGACAGAAAAAGCTATAGAAAAATATGAAAAACTTCTTAATATTAAATATTTTGAAGGAGAAGAATTGAATATATATAAAAAACTTGAAGAGTTATACAGCAAATTAGATAATAGAGAAGAAAGTTTAAAATATACTTTAAAAATAGCTCAGATAGATATTAATAATACATACTATTCTATAAAAGCAGCTACTGAACTTGGAAAAGAAGGTGCTTATAAATTAGCTTCAGAATATTTTAATAGAGTTTTAAATAATAAAAATGATTTTGAAATATATGAGCTTAAAATAGCTGCTATATCCTATTTTATAAATAAAGAGTATAAAAAAGTTATTTCTATGCTTGAAGAACTTCATAAGAGATTAAGCAGAAATATAAGCAATATTGAAGAAGACTATGATGAAATGATATTGATAGAGAAAATACTAATTTCACTATATATTATAAATGATGAAATTAACAGTGCAAGAAGTTTTGCCGAATCTATATTATCATCAAAAACAATTAAGAATGATTATAAATATAGATTCTTTATAAACAGAATATATTTGTATATATTATATAAATCAGATGATAATGAAGCTTTTATCAATTTATATAATCAATACTCTAAACAGTATAAAATAAATGAAATAAAAAAAGATGAAACTATTATTATTTTAGATTTTGGGTTTTATAATTATTTTATCAAAGATATTAATAGTGCTATAAGTTATTTTGAGCATATAAAATTATTCAATGATCCGGAATTCAGCATATATGATTTGGATAGTATATTTAATTATTTATCTGCTATTGCAAAAGCTGAAGTTCAATTAAAGAAATTAAGAGGAGATATGCTCTTAAATAACAATGATAAATATATAAAAGAAAATTATGAAAAATATGTTGATGCTAAGTATATAGAATCTTGGGAAAATGCTGTAAGTTTGTGGGAGGATTCTTTCAATAGTTTAGACAAAATATTAAATTTAATAGAAATAGAAAGAAGTGTAGATATTGAAAAAATATTATTAGAATGCAACATAAATGAAAATAATGCTACTATAGAAAATGTAAGCAGTAAGAAAGTAGATAAAATTTATGATATAAGTTTGTCATCTTTCAAAAGTATATGTCAGGATATAATACAAAAAAAACTTTTATATTCAGCTGTGCAGGAATATAATGAAAAATTAATAGATTATGATTACGGAGATGAAGTTAATTATTTGGCATTTGCCGCAAATAAAAGTAAAAAAGACTTGACTTTAATATCTTTCAAACGATGGAGAAATACTGAAGTTGGAGAACTTGTCATTAGAGATTTTATACTTCTTATTAATGAGGCAGGGGCAAAAAATGGAATATTAATTCTGCCTCTTGAGCTTACAAATAGTGCCAGAAGTTATGCTACTCATAATAATAAAATTAAGGTTTATACAAGAAATCAATTTAATTATATGCTTAGAGATAGTAAAATATAA
- the trmB gene encoding tRNA (guanosine(46)-N7)-methyltransferase TrmB, with amino-acid sequence MRNLNLDESILKEYLLDDFNSEDSSAIAKELQNRLSGYEIIELEIGCGNGKFIVELAMNNKDKYFIGIEYSYKAAKKAVSKAYKRNIKNLTIIFGEANNVIDKYLNGKYYFDKIYLNFPDPWPKKKHAHRRIFTEDFLGKMNILLKDDGIFYSVTDDDNYALEIMNPIYKESLIFKNALSSDYTNRLEGYGITLYEEKMRAIGHNIYFFAHSKKI; translated from the coding sequence TTGAGAAATTTAAATCTTGATGAATCAATATTAAAAGAATATTTATTAGATGACTTTAATTCAGAAGATAGTTCTGCTATAGCAAAAGAACTGCAAAACAGATTATCAGGTTATGAAATAATAGAATTAGAAATAGGATGCGGCAACGGCAAATTTATAGTAGAGCTTGCTATGAATAATAAAGATAAATACTTTATAGGAATTGAATATTCGTATAAAGCTGCTAAAAAAGCAGTATCAAAAGCATATAAAAGAAATATAAAAAATCTAACTATTATATTCGGCGAGGCTAATAATGTAATAGATAAATATCTAAACGGCAAATATTATTTTGATAAAATATATTTAAACTTTCCCGATCCTTGGCCGAAGAAAAAACATGCTCATAGAAGAATATTTACTGAAGATTTTTTGGGTAAGATGAATATTTTACTTAAAGATGATGGTATATTCTATTCAGTTACAGATGATGATAATTATGCATTAGAAATAATGAATCCTATTTATAAAGAGTCATTAATATTTAAGAATGCTTTATCATCAGATTATACCAATAGATTAGAAGGCTACGGCATTACACTTTATGAGGAGAAAATGAGAGCAATAGGTCATAATATATACTTCTTTGCTCACTCTAAAAAGATATAA
- the plsX gene encoding phosphate acyltransferase PlsX: MNLAIDVASGEKPLEELVLGAVSALQENKDINLILVGNEKNISQTLSKTKYDHNRIDIRHTDEIIDMNESPANGIKHKKNASVLLAARLVREKEADGFFSPGNTGATLAAALTEIGRLKGVMRPPLISTLPKLNGEFCMLDMGANVDCTTDYIVQFAVMGRVFAKRYLKIDNPRVGLLNIGEEDSKGNANAKKSFERLQKMKKINFIGNIEPNDMLKSDSVDVVVTDGFDGNIVLKTIEGTASFVVNLLKEEVKKNPISVMGGLMMKPVFNNLKSKMSSDSYGSAILLGLNGGAFVGHGKTSGVGMKNAVLNMYRFLDAKINEKIAKELYDSGAKRRIF; this comes from the coding sequence ATGAATTTAGCCATAGATGTAGCCAGCGGAGAAAAGCCTCTTGAAGAACTAGTATTAGGTGCTGTTAGTGCCCTACAAGAAAATAAAGATATTAATTTAATTTTAGTAGGCAATGAAAAAAACATATCACAAACCTTATCTAAAACTAAATATGATCATAATCGTATAGATATAAGACATACAGATGAAATAATAGATATGAATGAAAGTCCTGCTAACGGCATAAAACATAAAAAGAATGCCTCCGTTTTATTGGCTGCTCGTTTGGTTAGAGAGAAAGAAGCAGATGGTTTCTTTTCACCGGGAAATACAGGTGCTACTTTAGCCGCAGCTCTTACTGAAATAGGACGCTTAAAAGGCGTTATGCGTCCGCCTCTTATATCTACACTTCCAAAATTAAATGGCGAGTTCTGTATGTTGGATATGGGAGCAAATGTTGACTGCACTACAGATTATATAGTTCAATTTGCCGTTATGGGCAGAGTATTTGCTAAAAGATATTTAAAGATAGATAATCCTAGAGTCGGACTCTTAAATATAGGTGAAGAAGACTCTAAAGGAAACGCTAATGCTAAAAAATCATTTGAGCGTCTTCAAAAAATGAAAAAAATTAATTTCATAGGTAATATAGAGCCTAATGATATGTTAAAATCTGATAGTGTCGATGTTGTTGTAACTGACGGATTCGATGGAAATATAGTATTAAAAACTATAGAAGGAACAGCTTCTTTTGTTGTTAATCTATTAAAAGAAGAAGTTAAGAAGAATCCTATTAGTGTTATGGGCGGGCTTATGATGAAACCTGTATTTAATAATTTGAAATCAAAAATGAGTTCCGATTCTTATGGTTCAGCTATATTATTAGGTTTAAATGGCGGAGCTTTTGTAGGACATGGCAAAACCAGCGGTGTAGGTATGAAAAATGCTGTACTAAATATGTATAGATTTTTAGATGCCAAAATAAATGAAAAAATAGCTAAAGAACTTTATGACTCAGGAGCTAAAAGAAGAATTTTTTAA
- a CDS encoding 3-oxoacyl-ACP synthase III family protein — translation MVYIKSCKGTYKNNKTNMAASDLALLSINEVIKDIDPNNIDAILCATVTKDYIYPSTACILAGKIKAKNAFCFDIESDFTGFLSALRLAYAFVKSGRYKNILVVASESFYICDDENRFDDASAAALVTNEKSDIQIDFIDSVTDGNALENCYIPMGGTAKPYTKEGILNKEHFISIKDSSIFEEEAKKAGLYVKDVLSSNNINPDLYIPSYSSPNAYNAFVDALSVSKDIVYSKMENAHSSLSASSGVALSMALEDGSIKKNSKVAICSYGSGYTKSVAVISIN, via the coding sequence ATGGTTTATATTAAATCTTGTAAAGGCACTTATAAAAACAATAAAACCAATATGGCAGCCTCAGATTTAGCCCTACTATCAATAAATGAAGTAATAAAAGACATAGACCCAAATAATATAGATGCTATTCTTTGTGCTACAGTTACTAAAGATTATATTTATCCTTCCACAGCCTGTATATTAGCAGGAAAAATTAAAGCAAAGAATGCTTTCTGTTTTGATATAGAAAGTGATTTTACAGGCTTTTTATCAGCATTAAGACTCGCTTATGCCTTTGTTAAAAGCGGAAGATATAAAAATATTTTAGTAGTTGCTTCAGAATCATTTTATATATGTGATGATGAAAATAGATTCGATGATGCAAGTGCTGCAGCCTTAGTAACAAATGAAAAATCAGATATTCAAATAGATTTTATAGATTCAGTAACAGACGGAAATGCTCTAGAAAATTGTTATATACCTATGGGCGGAACAGCTAAACCTTATACTAAAGAAGGCATTCTTAATAAAGAACATTTTATTTCTATAAAAGACAGCAGTATTTTTGAAGAAGAAGCTAAAAAAGCCGGTCTTTATGTTAAAGATGTATTATCATCTAATAATATAAATCCCGATTTATATATACCATCTTATTCAAGCCCAAATGCATACAATGCCTTTGTTGATGCTCTTTCAGTAAGCAAAGATATAGTATACTCTAAAATGGAAAATGCTCACTCATCTTTAAGTGCTTCATCTGGTGTGGCATTATCTATGGCTTTAGAAGATGGTTCTATAAAGAAAAACAGTAAGGTAGCTATATGCAGTTATGGAAGCGGTTATACCAAATCTGTAGCTGTTATTTCTATAAATTAA
- a CDS encoding cell division protein ZapA, giving the protein MDDITIVEVNIYGRMLSIKSQEGNAEYLKEVAEFVNESMNDIAEHYGPNYPRDTIAILACLNIADLLKREIANNKAGKDTLLALKESIASRSNELIRLIDETKDINKEKQ; this is encoded by the coding sequence ATGGATGATATTACTATTGTAGAGGTTAATATATACGGAAGAATGCTAAGCATAAAATCTCAAGAGGGTAATGCTGAATATTTAAAAGAAGTTGCAGAATTTGTTAATGAGAGTATGAATGATATAGCAGAGCATTATGGTCCTAATTATCCAAGAGATACTATAGCCATACTAGCATGTCTTAATATAGCAGATCTCTTAAAAAGAGAAATAGCAAATAATAAAGCAGGAAAAGATACATTATTAGCATTAAAAGAAAGCATAGCTTCCAGGTCTAATGAACTTATAAGACTCATAGACGAAACTAAAGATATTAATAAGGAAAAACAATAA
- a CDS encoding ABC transporter substrate-binding protein, giving the protein MITNNLKIILLLLILFLVSCGNEETSQKTTIISIIKEKNSRKYNSIEKGLLDQISSDKMDVQINFYELDNDELSIIRTANNVRDDNSSIAVIIGENATLLSMNIIVPQSIVFAGSFDNLSLSNISRNEIQNNNITGVYINLDITKYIKIISENNVKSIAYLYTKNSVMSANISKHISQYCSNENIIYYPLETEKDFNSHDIENIIKFKDIDYMILADEEYINKNIYSIAHLCDKYSIPLINTDISEAVNSAILFSLDFNYYYLGRQLALLLNDVINNNGKTEGLNFVQLSDSYRILINEDISKEYNLEFTEEILDKSSIVIRDGKVIRK; this is encoded by the coding sequence ATGATAACTAATAACTTAAAAATTATATTATTGCTATTAATTCTTTTTTTAGTTTCATGCGGCAATGAAGAAACCTCACAAAAAACCACTATTATAAGTATAATAAAAGAAAAAAATTCCAGAAAATATAATTCTATAGAAAAAGGACTTTTAGATCAAATATCATCTGATAAAATGGATGTTCAAATTAACTTTTACGAATTGGATAATGATGAATTATCAATAATAAGAACTGCTAATAATGTAAGAGATGATAACTCTAGTATAGCAGTAATTATAGGAGAAAATGCTACTTTACTATCTATGAATATAATAGTCCCGCAGTCTATAGTATTTGCTGGTTCTTTTGATAATTTATCATTAAGTAATATAAGCAGAAATGAAATTCAAAATAATAATATTACAGGTGTTTATATAAATTTAGATATTACCAAATATATAAAAATCATTTCTGAAAACAATGTTAAAAGTATTGCCTATTTATACACTAAAAACTCAGTAATGTCAGCTAATATATCTAAACATATTAGCCAATATTGCAGCAATGAGAATATAATATATTATCCTTTGGAGACAGAAAAAGATTTTAATTCTCATGATATAGAAAATATTATCAAATTCAAAGATATAGACTATATGATTTTAGCAGATGAAGAATATATAAATAAAAATATATATTCTATAGCACATTTATGTGATAAATATTCTATCCCCTTGATAAATACTGATATTTCAGAAGCTGTAAATTCAGCAATATTATTCTCATTAGATTTCAATTATTATTACTTAGGCAGACAATTAGCATTGCTTCTTAATGATGTAATAAATAATAATGGTAAAACAGAAGGACTAAATTTTGTACAATTATCTGATTCATACAGGATTCTTATTAATGAAGATATCTCCAAAGAGTACAATCTAGAATTTACGGAAGAAATACTAGATAAAAGTTCTATAGTAATAAGAGATGGAAAAGTTATAAGAAAATAG
- the thiL gene encoding thiamine-phosphate kinase — MHEFKLIEKIKELTEYNNTNNLNIGDDCAVIKNISADKDILVTTDILVENIHFSLDYYSFYDIGYKSAQANISDIICKGANPTNAFISLSIPKKINDENILEWYRGFLEACKPYNIEISGGDTTSSNDFFFISVTLIGTIDKNKSILRSNAKNDDNVYVLGFVGESDLGLKKLLSGNYDYNDESIKTHLRPTLFYDKWQEIINKYKINSSIDISDGLLQDASHIAENSNKTIEIYESSNWYLVNRFFNNNKKILKSILTGGEDYAVIFTTSDNIPEENNLIKIGKVKEYSNKYIRFIDSNNKEINFDSLGFVHF; from the coding sequence ATGCATGAATTCAAACTTATAGAAAAAATAAAAGAATTAACAGAATATAATAATACAAATAATTTAAATATAGGTGATGACTGTGCTGTTATAAAAAATATAAGTGCTGATAAAGATATTTTAGTTACAACTGACATATTAGTAGAAAATATACATTTCTCTTTAGATTATTATTCTTTTTATGATATAGGATATAAATCAGCTCAGGCGAATATCAGCGATATAATATGCAAAGGAGCAAATCCTACAAATGCATTCATATCTCTTTCAATACCTAAAAAAATTAATGATGAAAATATATTAGAATGGTATAGAGGTTTTTTAGAAGCATGCAAACCATACAATATAGAAATATCAGGAGGAGATACCACTTCATCAAATGACTTTTTTTTCATTTCAGTAACATTAATTGGTACTATAGATAAAAACAAATCCATATTAAGAAGCAATGCCAAAAATGATGATAATGTTTATGTGCTTGGATTTGTAGGAGAAAGCGATTTAGGACTTAAAAAACTTTTATCTGGAAATTATGACTATAACGATGAAAGCATTAAAACCCATTTAAGACCTACACTTTTTTATGATAAATGGCAGGAGATTATTAATAAATACAAAATAAACTCATCTATAGATATAAGCGACGGACTCTTGCAGGATGCATCTCATATTGCTGAAAACTCGAATAAGACCATAGAGATATATGAATCTTCTAATTGGTATTTAGTAAATAGATTTTTTAATAATAATAAAAAAATATTAAAATCTATACTTACGGGAGGAGAAGATTATGCTGTAATTTTTACAACTTCAGACAATATACCAGAAGAAAATAATTTGATAAAAATAGGAAAAGTAAAGGAATACTCAAATAAATATATAAGATTCATCGATTCTAACAATAAAGAAATTAATTTTGATTCATTAGGATTTGTACATTTTTAA
- a CDS encoding FMN-binding protein, translated as MKKEVGYTAVISVTITALLAGFLLSFVYSSFEKDILANNEKTVLNGVKTVIEGADELEGPLTDNSAYPYYIGKKADGTVVGYAMLSSAGGYNGENKVLVGFDANVDKITAIVVTEQAETPGLGAKIIENSFRDQFKEQSTIVPLTVVKGIKPEEAAEAQIAAISGATISSTSVVNAVNSAKDEAVNLFKN; from the coding sequence ATGAAAAAAGAGGTTGGTTATACTGCCGTTATTTCTGTTACAATTACTGCATTATTAGCTGGTTTTTTGCTTTCATTTGTATATTCTTCTTTTGAAAAAGATATTTTAGCTAACAATGAAAAAACTGTACTTAATGGCGTTAAAACTGTTATTGAAGGTGCTGATGAATTAGAAGGTCCTTTAACTGATAATTCTGCTTATCCTTACTACATAGGTAAAAAAGCCGATGGTACTGTAGTTGGTTATGCTATGCTTTCTTCTGCAGGAGGATACAATGGTGAAAATAAAGTGCTTGTTGGTTTTGATGCTAATGTTGATAAAATAACTGCTATAGTAGTTACTGAACAAGCTGAAACTCCAGGACTTGGTGCTAAAATTATTGAAAATAGCTTTAGAGATCAATTCAAAGAGCAAAGTACAATAGTTCCTTTAACTGTTGTAAAAGGAATTAAGCCTGAGGAAGCAGCTGAAGCTCAAATTGCTGCTATAAGCGGTGCTACTATATCTTCTACTTCGGTTGTTAATGCTGTTAATAGTGCTAAAGATGAGGCTGTTAATTTATTTAAAAATTGA